Proteins encoded within one genomic window of Granulicella pectinivorans:
- a CDS encoding TIGR00266 family protein gives MQSRIIGTTMPVLEVALSGNDALISEAGELSWMTQTIQMTTHTQLGGGGGFFGVLKRVAGGGTLFMTEYRAVGGPGEVAFATKVPGHIVPIEVNPGHEYLVHRHGFLCATSQIQIGVGFQQSLGAGIFGGDGFLLQKIHGYGTAWLELSGELIVKDLRPGETLRVHPGHVGAFQASVSFQITTVPGIKNMIFGGDGIFLAALTGPGRVWLQTLPLSRLAHELQEYMPGEVRRENIQGGVVGGIVGSLLNNVR, from the coding sequence ATGCAGAGTCGTATTATCGGCACCACCATGCCAGTCCTGGAAGTCGCACTATCGGGCAATGACGCCCTCATCTCCGAGGCCGGTGAGCTCTCCTGGATGACCCAGACCATCCAGATGACCACCCACACCCAGCTCGGCGGTGGTGGAGGCTTCTTCGGCGTCCTCAAGCGCGTCGCCGGCGGCGGTACCCTCTTCATGACCGAGTACCGCGCCGTCGGCGGACCCGGCGAAGTCGCCTTCGCCACCAAGGTCCCCGGCCACATCGTGCCCATTGAGGTCAACCCCGGCCACGAGTACCTCGTCCACCGCCATGGCTTCCTCTGCGCCACCTCGCAGATCCAGATCGGCGTCGGCTTTCAGCAGTCCCTCGGCGCCGGCATCTTCGGCGGCGACGGCTTCCTCCTCCAGAAGATCCACGGCTACGGCACCGCCTGGCTCGAGCTCTCCGGCGAGCTCATCGTCAAGGACCTCCGCCCCGGCGAAACCCTCCGCGTTCATCCCGGCCACGTCGGTGCCTTCCAGGCCTCCGTCTCTTTCCAGATCACCACCGTCCCCGGCATCAAGAACATGATCTTCGGCGGCGACGGAATCTTCCTAGCCGCGCTCACCGGCCCCGGCCGCGTCTGGCTCCAGACCCTCCCCCTCTCCCGCCTCGCCCACGAGCTCCAGGAGTACATGCCCGGCGAAGTCCGCCGCGAGAACATCCAAGGCGGCGTCGTAGGCGGCATCGTAGGCTCCCTCCTCAACAACGTGCGCTAA